Genomic DNA from Triplophysa rosa linkage group LG6, Trosa_1v2, whole genome shotgun sequence:
TCACAGTatcaaagatgacagaattatgTAATAAAAAAGACAAGGTTGTGATTTGGCTCAGCTGATTTTGTTAATAATAGGTGTGTTGTACGTCAtgcaggcggatgacatcacatTACATTTCCGCAAGACAGCGGTAAAGTGATGTCATCCACCTGTCGGTTGTTGCGGCGTCGCATGAaatcgaacaagcctaatgagACTTAAAGCTGAAACATGTGACTCGCAGATGATTGATGGGGAGTCCAGCTCACCCAGAATCCTCTGAGGCAGACGGCAGTATTTACGCTCGGCTCATGTGGTGTCAGGATCAAGGCACTTTCCTTCATGACGTGTGACATGATCAGCTGACGGCTGCATGCTGGATCACAATCAGTCCCGCCCGCTCGTGATACTGACGTGTCTTTGCGCTTGCAATTTTAACGCTCAGGTCCACGGGCCGGTCTAAGAAGTTCACCAGCACCTGCTCGGTCAGCAGTGAGGCCAGAATCTGTTCGAAACTCACCGACCAATCGCCCTCTGACTCTCCACCAGTCACAGTAGAGTGGGCGTGTTCCGTCTCCTCCTGACGTGTTGACGGACGGCTGCGGTGTCGCGCCTCACCAATCTGCAGCACGAGACTAGCCACCATCCCGATGGCCTGGAAGAGTTCGGCTTCATCAGGGTCGCCCTGAAACATGCTGTAGAGCGTCTTACAAAACTGGATAAACTCCCGCTGGGAAAACACAACATGACAACAGAGAATTACACACCTGCAGAGAAACTCATTGACTGACTGAAAGAAAATCCCCCCAAAGTGATTCacagtacgtgtgtgtgtgtgtgtgtgtgtgtgtgtgtgtgtgtgtgtgtgtgtcacaataATAACCCAATGATCCACCAGCTGAGCTACACAAACACCTGAGTGGCATATCTTTCTGTCACATCTCCTAAATGCTCacatacaaaacaatgacaGCCAATCACAGTGTAGAGGTCAGGTGCATGATGGGAAGTGTACAGTAATTCTGCACCTGATTCATGTGAGGAAGAATCTTCTGGTCTTTCTTCTTTGCACTGCTGAGATCTTGAAGCATCTGCTGTAGTTGTTCTTCATAACTCCTCCTCTCACCTtcatcaacacaacacacgttcATGTGTcagtgcctgtgtgtgtgcgcggttTTATAAACCTAAacgcacaccaactcatggggactcaaggtccccacgggcacaaaaacgtataaattgtacagaacaatcatttttgaaaatctacaaatgcaaaaagttttctatgatctttaggtttaggggataaatgtacagtttgtacagtatacaactcattacacctatggactatccccacggagataataaaccagacgtgtgtgtgtgtgtgctgtagaTACCGTTGGGCAGGTTGACATATAGAGGTCTGGAGGTGGACAGTATGGGACTCTTCAGTGGCGATGAGTCTTCTCCATGTTCTGTCATAGCTGTGAGAAGAGAACTCTCTCTTAAAGGGGAGGTCTGATGGAATTCTGTAGTAAAAGCTGTTTGAGCATCAGCAACATCTGCCCAGTCGCAACGCTCAAAGTTCACAGAACaggaagattttttttaacagaaatcactttttaatcttttaacAATGAACAACATGACATCAACGTGACAACATGAATATCAAAATGTACATTGACCCCCTGGAACACGGATAGGGTAATGGGCGGGACTTCTCAACACACACTCTAACAcggtgtctacaccggatgcggcacGGCACGataagagacaatagaacgcattagaatccATTATAATTTTTCATTACGGCGccacaatcccattagaacaagccatcgctcatttcctcaccttccagttgttccaaatgtgtataaatatctttgttctgatgaacacaaagatatttggaagaatgcaacACCCATAAATTACTGTATCATTttctttgaacacaaaagaagacattttgaagaatgtaggacagcaaacacttctggggcacttttgactatcattgttttttcctactatgggagtcaatggggggcaaaatctgtctggttataagcattcttccaaatatcagaacaaagacatttatacacatttggaacaactcaacagtgagtaaatgatgacagaattttcaactCTGAGATCTTAAAAAGAATGAAACCGTTATTGATAAGTGATGACTGAACctggtggaacgtgcagtcgatACAGAAGTCTGATCTTCTCATTCAGCTCCTCACAGTACAGAATGtctacagagacagagagagagagagcgagagagagagagagagagagagagagagagagagagagagagagagagagagNNNNNNNNNNNNNNNNNNNNNNNNNNNNNNNNNNNNNNNNNNNNNNNNNNNNNNNNNNNNNNNNNNNNNNNNNNNNNNNNNNNNNNNNNNNNNNNNNNNNNNNNNNNNNNNNNNNNNNNNNNNNNNNNNNNNNNNNNNNNNNNNNNNNNNNNNNNNNNNNNNNNNNNNNNNNNNNNNNNNNNNNNNNNNNNNNNNNNNNNNNNNNNNNNNNNNNNNNNNNNNNNNNNNNNNNNNNNNNNNNNNNNNNNNNNNNNNNNNNNNNNNNNNNNNNNNNNNNNNNNNNNNNNNNNNNNNNNNNNNNNNNNNNNNNNNNNNNNNNNNNNNNNNNNNNNNNNNNNNNNNNNNNNNNNNNNNNNNNNNNNNNNNNNNNNNNNNNNNNNNNNNNNNNNNNNNNNNNNNNNNNNNNNNNNNNNNNNNNNNNNNNNNNNNNNNNNNNNNNNNNNNNNNNNNNNNNNNNNNNNNNNNNNNNNNNNNNNNNNNNNNNNNNNNNNNNNNNNNNNNNNNNNNNNNNNNNNNNNNNNNNNNNNNNNNNNNNNNNNNNNNNNNNNNNNNNNNNNNNNNNNNNNNNNNNNNNNNNNNNNNNNNNNNNNNNNNNNNNNNNNNNNNNNNNNNNNNNNNNNNNNNNNNNNNNNNNNNNNNNNNNNNNNNNNNNNNNNNNNNNNNNNNNNNNNNNNNNNNNNNNNNNNNNNNNNNNNNNNNNNNNNNNNNNNNNNNNNNNNNNNNNNNNNNNNNNNNNNNNNNNNNNNNNNNNNNNNNNNNNNNNNNNNNNNNNNNNNNNNNNNNNNNNNNNNNNNNNNNNNNNNNNNNNNNNNNNNNNNNNNNNNNNNNNNNNNNNNNNNNNNNNNNNNNNNNNNNNNNNNNNNNNNNNNNNNNNNNNNNNNNNNNNNNNNNNNNNNNNNNNNNNNNNNNNNNNNNNNNNNNNNNNNNNNNNNNNNNNNNNNNNNNNNNNNNNNNNNNNNNNNNNNNNNNNNNNNNNNNNNNNNNNNNNNNNNNNNNNNNNNNNNNNNNNNNNNNNNNNNNNNNNNNNNNNNNNNNNNNNNNNNNNNNNNNNNNNNNNNNNNNNNNNNNNNNNNNNNNNNNNNNNNNNNNNNNNNNNNNNNNNNNNNNNNNNNNNNNNNNNNNNNNNNNNNNNNNNNNNNNNNNNNNNNNNNNNNNNNNNNNNNNNNNNNNNNNNNNNNNNNNNNNNNNNNNNNNNNNNNNNNNNNNNNNNNNNNNNNNNNNNNNNNNNNNNNNNNNNNNNNNNNNNNNNNNNNNNNNNNNNNNNNNNNNNNNNNNNNNNNNNNNNNNNNNNNNNNNNNNNNNNNNNNNNNNNNNNNNNNNNNNNNNNNNNNNNNNNNNNNNNNNNNNNNNNNNNNNNNNNNNNNNNNNNNNNNNNNNNNNNNNNNNNNNNNNNNNNNNNNNNNNNNNNNNNNNNNNNNNNNNNNNNNNNNNNNNNNNNNNNNNNNNNNNNNNNNNNNNNNNNNNNNNNNNNNNNNNNNNNNNNNNNNNNNNNNNNNNNNNNNNNNNNNNNNNNNNNNNNNNNNNNNNNNNNNNNNNNNNNNNNNNNNNNNNNNNNNNNNNNNNNNNNNNNNNNNNNNNNNNNNNNNNNNNNNNNNNNNNNNNNNNNNNNNNNNNNNNNNNNNNNNNNNNNNNNNNNNNNNNNNNNNNNNNNNNNNNNNNNNNNNNNNNNNNNNNNNNNNNNNNNNNNNNNNNNNNNNNNNNNNNNNNNNNNNNNNNNNNNNNNNNNNNNNNNNNNNNNNNNNNNNNNNNNNNNNNNNNNNNNNNNNNNNNNNNNNNNNNNNNNNNNNNNNNNNNNNNNNNNNNNNNNNNNNNNNNNNNNNNNNNNNNNNNNNNNNNNNNNNNNNNNNNNNNNNNNNNNNNNNNNNNNNNNNNNNNNNNNNNNNNNNNNNNNNNNNNNNNNNNNNNNNNNNNNNNNNNNNNNNNNNNNNNNNNNNNNNNNNNNNNNNNNNNNNNNNNNNNNNNNNNNNNNNNNNNNNNNNNNNNNNNNNNNNNNNNNNNNNNNNNNNNNNNNNNNNNNNNNNNNNNNNNNNNNNNNNNNNNNNNNNNNNNNNNNNNNNNNNNNNNNNNNNNNNNNNNNNNNNNNNNNNNNNNNNNNNNNNNNNNNNNNNNNNNNNNNNNNNNNNNNNNNNNNNNNNNNNNNNNNNNNNNNNNNNNNNNNNNNNNNNNNNNNNNNNNNNNNNNNNNNNNNNNNNNNNNNNNNNNNNNNNNNNNNNNNNNNNNNNNNNNNNNNNNNNNNNNNNNNNNNNNNNNNNNNNNNNNNNNNNNNNNNNNNNNNNNNNNNNNNNNNNNNNNNNNNNNNNNNNNNNNNNNNNNNNNNNNNNNNNNNNNNNNNNNNNNNNNNNNNNNNNNNNNNNNNNNNNNNNNNNNNNNNNNNNNNNNNNNNNNNNNNNNNNNNNNNNNNNNNNNNNNNNNNNNNNNNNagagagagagagagagagagagagagagacagagagcgagagagcgagagagcgagagagcgagagagcgagagagagagagagcgagagagcgagagagcgagagagagagagagagagagagagaggtttacTTGCATatactctattttatatttcattcattctatatttatgccttactcagcaccttagtttaattttaatctcatgtttgtacttaatgtatgtcttttgttatatgttcaatgctttggcaatattgtaagaacacgcagTCATGCCAATAAAATTGAATCATGCCCTGACCTGATGCGTCCAATATATCttcataacattatattattatagcccTTTACTCTGCTACTTACATctatattttgcttttgtaaatctttgtttaaactGACTTCTATCTTTACAATATATATACTGCATTTCCTCATATTACTAATTCACTTTAAGTTTGCACTTCTTCCATCATACTTTTTTTAGAAGATGTTCCTAATAACAGccaatgaatgatgacagaagtgtTCCACAGAGACGTACCCATCCACTGTATGAAGGGAGTGAAGTTGATGTGGTTGTGTTGGTTGTGATCCAGCAGTGTGAATGTGCGCTGGGcgacagtatgtgtgtgtgtcccacAGAGCCACGGCGACAGCACCTCGTACAGACTCTTGAACTGAACTCCATCCAGCATGTACCGCTCAGAAGAGCTGCCCACAGACCCCGCTGAACCTCCTGAAGCAGCGCCCCAGTACACACTGATGAAATGTTCCgtctacacaaacacaaacacatcacgTGACCTCACATCCTGCACCAGTGCTGTCGTGTATCCGAGACCGTTTGAAAAGAGGCTGTGACGCACTTTCAAGAGGTCGTAGAGGTCAGACAGGTGCTCCTGTGAGAGCGACACATCTGGATTGACCAATCGCAGCTGCAGAGACGTGAGAATCACAAACAAACGCGTTCAGTGCCTgttcacacacagagagagagagagagagagagagagagagagagagagagagagagagagagaggtgaaggTCTCACAGTGTTGTCTTTGGTGGCGTCTTCATGAGCCTGAAGGACCTGAATACGATGTCTGCATCTCAACATCTCCACATGCTTCACTGTAAGACATCCAAACTTCTGTCAAGAGACACAAAGGAGAGTTTGAGAGATCTTTCACTAACACCACATCTCAAGGGCCTGTGTGACACACACCTCGTACGCATCGGTGATCAGGGTGGTGATGTTGACGTGTTGAGCATCAGCGCACACACGCGTGTTGTCCTCATGTGTCACCTGCTCTAGAAAACTGCACGAACACAACAAACATAAAGACCATCAGTGTCATGACATCACCACAAACTGTCACACGCTCGTGAATGTTTCTGATGAAAGCGACGGACGGGTCACCTGTTGAGTATCATGAGAGCTTGACCATCATCTGTACACGTGCACAGCTCAGCTGCGTTTGCCTCCAGCACCGCTAGTGAAATCTGAAAGATGGATCTGATGCCGTGACACAAGAAACAGTCGAGCACACAAAGAGCGCTGCGGAACGGCAGGACGCTCAGGAACAGCGTGAGGAACCACGTGAGAGAGACGGATGCCAGCCACGACACATCAGGGATTTGTTCAGCAAGATCGGGTAAACGCTCACCAATCAGCTCTTCAAACACGGACTGATCCACCTGTGCAcctgacacatacacacaggaagtgacatcattcacAAACTGGGGCACCATCCTCATGTCCAAAATAGCCCCCTATACCCTAATATAGTGCAGTATTTGAGGGGACATATATTTTAGTGGTGTGcgaattcatagtggacatATTTAAGTGCACTcgttcaatcccatgatgcatcgcAATAGCAACCCATGTCCACTCACGATTAGCTGCTAGCCTTCTATTGTGAGGCTCGTGCTGAAGATGGCACACGCAGCTCTTCCGGCGCACTGAGTCTAAATTGACTCGCTGGTTTTCATTGGCTTCTTCAAGTGGACTCATgcagggaatagtgaatgagggtatAGGGGCTATTCCAGacacaggtttgtttttatacacGTTATAATGATGTACAAACTTTATATTGTATTCTGTCACTACATCACACACAAACCTTCTGCctttttatgttttcaactAAACATCATCTCCaacttctctttctttctcaatTTGAAGTGTAAGTGTGCTTCATTGGCTTGACATtggtctctctcgctctctctctccctccctccctccctccctccctccctcagtcacacactcactcactacctccctccatccctccctccctccctccctccctccctccctccctccctccctccctccctccctccctccctccctccatccatccatccatccatccatccctccATCCCTCCATCCGTcgatccatccatccatctccctccccctctccctccctccctctctctcactccctcttcctctccctccttccctccccctctccctccctccctctctccctctctctctctctccctccctccctccctctctctctctctccctccctctctctctctctctctctctctctctctctctctctctctctctctctctctctctctctctctctctctctctctctctctctctctctctctctctctctctctctctctctctccctctctctctctctctctctctctctctctctctctctctctctctctctctctctctctctctctctctgtctctctctctctctctctgtctctctctctctctctctctctctgtctctctctctctctcgttctctcgctctctctctcaccgaTGACTCTGCGGTTGAAGTAGTCTGGTAACATCCTCTCACACACTGTGGCCAGCAGCCAGAACGCTTCCTCTTCTTTGGTGTACAAGAGCATCCGAGATGCTAATATGTTCATGGACTGtggacacacaacacaacattatTATCTTTCACAATCTGTATTCATTATGAAGTTGCTGTGTCGCTTGGCAAATGATGTGCGTGACAGTGTTCTGTCACCTGACAGTAACCGATGGTGGGGTTTCTGTAAGCGTAGGCCGTGAGGACTCTACGGAGAGCAGATATTCCTGTGTCGTTCTGGAAGGCTGGATGTTCAGGCAGTGAGCGATGAAGGTCTCGCTCGATCTCCTCTGTGGCGACGTTACTCTGACCCCGGCACTTCTCCAGCAGATCGGAGTAATAATTCTGATGTGCGGCCAGCGATGAACACGCGTCTGTCCATCAAACAGAGAGAAAACAGCACAGCCACAGAAGAAGAAGTGAAAGATGAAACTTACAGATATAGAATACAGAAGTGCATTTCTTCAGCTGTCATCACCTGAGAAACTGAGCCACAGTTCTCCTCTCAGAGACTCCGGGATGCCCATCGCCACCAGCTTCTGAATTTGATCCGTGCGGAACATGTGCACACCTCGACCAAACTCAACAAAATGATCTTCCCATAAACGCTCCTTCACGCGCTCAGAGTTCTGAAGAAGATAAAAACATCtccaaaaaaacaagaaatgatATTTTgcacgaatagaattaaacctAAATAAAGATttgctgcagaaaaagacactGTGACAGAAAAACACCAAGTGTGATCAGACAACATGTTGTTTTTCAGTTCAATGTGAAGCCAAAAGTGAGTCAAAGATGAGAAACACAAACCAGAATGACATATTCACGTGTGTGATCAGGTGTCTGATGTTGTCTGTGTACTCACGTGTGTCTCATTGGaagaatctgattggctgggaTGGAATGTGTCAGCGGGGACCATGTGACGCAGAGCTTTATCAGAGATGATGTTAGTGTCCTCTTCATCTGATTGGACGGTGTCGTAGCAGAAAGTGTAGTATGGAGTGCTGGACATCTAGACAGCAGTAAACAGAAGGAGTGTGTACTTGTGTAAATGATGCCGTCTGAACGCGTGTGTGCGGTGGCGAGACATGTACCGCGGATTTCTTGCGCTGCTCGTGTCCGCGGATGACGGCCTGTTTCCAGTGCAGATCTCGCAGTCGCTCACGCAGATTCTCCACCAACTCCTCCCGTCTCTGCAGGTCGATGAGCTGGAAGGCACGCTTACACCGTACGCTGATGATCACCGGGTTGGGCAGAGCGCTGGTGCTGTCTGCTTTCTCAATGGCCAGTATCTGCACAGTGTTCACGCAGAGAGATGCGGATCAATGATCTGTTTTTACACACATGAGTGTCATAGAACTTCACAGGAGTCATTGTACATCATTATATGCTCCAGACGAATCATGTACTTATGATAGAAACCACATTCCACTCAGCCAAACATATCGTTTTGTGCTTCATGAAATAACAGATGTGGTGTACCGTTCCTTTAAATGATGTCGAATAGTGTCTGCACCTCTGTTAGTGGTATGATGAGTGTACACTGGCCCTCCTCACGACTGCTGAAGCACAAATAGCCGTCTGTGGTGTAGAGAGTACCCGCCGTGTGACAGCGGGCATGAGGAGTCCAAACCGAgcatgacatcacttcctgaaGACGCTCGGCCCGCGGCAAGCCAAAGAGAGAGAGCACGTACTGCCTAAGAGCCTGTTCTACCAGCAACCTgtcaaacacacgcacacacattgtgttttcatgttttatctATAGCGATAatgattatgatttttataCGGTACAAACTATACGTGGTCCCTTGTAACAGTCACCCTACCCCTAAAGCAAACCGTCACGCAAACTCTTCTGTGAGATGAATGTGAATGTAACAAACACTGATATTTCCCCTCGAGATGAAACTCACAGCCGCTCTAttaatacacacacaacacaaacatgatgGTCATGTAACACACACAAGTTTCTCTTTTATGTATGAAGAGGCAGAAGCTGAATCTACAGAACTTTTAAAGATCTCGTCTTGTTTGTGCTGCTGTTGTGTATACGGTTCATTTTCTCATCCTCTTTACCCGATGAAGCTCCAGATTCTCTCATTACATCAGGAGACACATCATCGTCCATCTCTTCtcttgtcacacacacacaaacagatgttTTCCACTATAACTCactctaaaataatatttacatcTAGTGTGAGAAAATAATGTCTTGTTCTCCATAATCTCTGGAGGCTCTGTGATGTTAGACTCAAACTCAAAAGGTGTTTATTTGAACATAATGTGTTGGAATGATGTTGGATGTGATGTAAATGTTGACCTCTTGGTGATGTTCGCGGGGTCCTGCAGCGATTGGTCGAGCGTGAGACCCCCGCTGTCCAGCAGTCTGCGCAGGGCGATATCAGCCAGCTGACACATGACCTTCATCACCTCATCCACATTGAGAAACATGGAGAAATCCCTCTGCTTCTGTCGCGTGTGAACACGGATCACGTCTGTCAGCAGACCCACGGACACGCGCTCCAGACGCGTCACCTCCGCCCAGGGAACCAACAGCTTCACTAATCATAATAAATGACATCATGAATCGATTGAATGTTGCTGGATTATTGCTTACGAAGGCATTGAACTTCTggacaaacaaaaaactgacaTGAGCTGAATAACTCTCCACACTGGTTTGAGTGATTACATGAATTGGTGAATTGTGTGTTTAAGATCAGACAGAGGACAAATATCACTGTCAGGCCTCAGATATGAACAGGTGGTGATTGTGAATGTAAGGCGTAAAAGCTGTCACCCTCTTTGCCAAGCAGGAATGAATAGAAAGCGATGTGATTGGTGGTGAGGTAGAGCGAGCCCTGTCGAGGCACACGACCCTTCCAGCAGCAGCATGAGTAATGTGTCACCAGCTTCTCTCGCTGAGGCAAACCGAAACGCTGCTCGAACCGAGACAGATCCTCACGAAACCTCGCCGGGTCATCTTCCCTCGCTGCCTGACCGCCCAAAACCTCCTCTGCGATTAAAccctgtgcacacacacacattatatgcgtgtgtgcgtgtgtgtgtgtgtgtgtgtgtgtgcgcgcgtgtgatGTGTATGATGAGGTCACACCTTCACTTTGCCCTGTACAAAACTGGCTGCGTCTTCTTTATTCTCAAACACAGCCATGTATGGCATTATGTTGTGCTCCAGCCATTTCCAGTGTTTCTGCACCTCCTCTAGAGTCActcctgcaaacacacacacacacacacacacacacacacacacacacacagtgactaCACAACATCCTTGTGTTTATGAGATGAGTGTGAGAGATATGAGAGGAGATCTCACCACTGGCTATGACCCAGCTGACCTGACACCCCGGCACATGTAGAACCAGCCGGAACGGAGCCACACGCGCATTTGAGTCCAACACGGTGTCCAGCGCTCCAACCAGCAATCCTACAACACACATCACATTCCATCACATCCCATCACACcgaagcagcaaccagcgcagagagagtgagagtgagagcgagagagcgagagagcgagagagcgagagagcgagagcgagagcgagagcgagagcgagagcgagagcgagagcgagagcgagagagagagagagagagagagagagagagagagagagagagagagNNNNNNNNNNNNNNNNNNNNNNNNNNNNNNNNNNNNNNNNNNNNNNNNNNNNNNNNNNNNNNNNNNNNNNNNNNNNNNNNNNNNNNNNNNNNNNNNNNNNNNNNNNNNNNNNNNNNNNNNNNNNNNNNNNNNNNNNNNNNNNNNNNNNNNNNNNNNNNNNNNNNNNNNNNNNNNNNNNNNNNNNNNNNNNNNNNNNNNNNNNNNNNNNNNNNNNNNNNNNNNNNNNNNNNNNNNNNNNNNNNNNNNNNNNNNNNNNNNNNNNNNNNNNNNNNNNNNNNNNNNNNNNNNNNNNNNNNNNNNNNNNNNNNNNNNNNNNNNNNNNNNNNNNNNNNNNNNNNNNNNNNNNNNNNNNNNNNNNNNNNNNNNNNNNNNNNNNNNNNNNNNNNNNNNNNNNNNNNNNNNNNNNNNNNNNNNNNNNNNNNNNNNNNNNNNNNNNNNNNNNNNNNNNNNNNNNNNNNNNNNNNNNNNNNNNNNNNNNNNNNNNNNNNNNNNNNNNNNNNNNNNNNNNNNNNNNNNNNNNNNNNNNNNNNNNNNNNNNNNNNNNNNNNNNNNNNNNNNNNNNNNNNNNNNNNNNNNNNNNNNNNNNNNNNNNNNNNNNNNNNNNNNNNNNNNNNNNNNNNNNNNNNNNNNNNNNNNNNNNNNNNNNNNNNNNNNNNNNNNNNNNNNNNNNNNNNNNNNNNNNNNNNNNNNNNNNNNNNNNNNNNNNNNNNNNNNNNNNNNNNNNNNNNNNNNNNNNNNNNNNNNNNNNNNNNNNNNNNNNNNNNNNNNNNNNNNNNNNNNNNNNNNNNNNNNNNNNNNNNNNNNNNNNNNNNNNNNNNNNNNNNNNNNNNNNNNNNNNNNNNNNNNNNNNNNNNNNNNNNNNNNNNNNNNNNNNNNNNNNNNNNNNNNNNNNNNNNNNNNNNNNNNNNNNNNNNNNNNNNNNNNNNNNNNNNNNNNNNNNNNNNNNNNNNNNNNNNNNNNNNNNNNNNNNNNNNNNNNNNNNNNNNNNNNNNNNNNNNNNNNNNNNNNNNNNNNNNNNNNNNNNNNNNNNNNNNNNNNNNNNNNNNNNNNNNNNNNNNNNNNNNNNNNNNNNNNNNNNNNNNNNNNNNNNNNNNNNNNNNNNNNNNNNNNNNNNNNNNNNNNNNNNNNNNNNNNNNNNNNNNNNNNNNNNNNNNNNNNNNNNNNNNNNNNNNNNNNNNNNNNNNNNNNNNNNNNNNNNNNNNNNNNNNNNNNNNNNNNNNNNNNNNNNNNNNNNNNNNNNNNNNNNNNNNNNNNNNNNNNNNNNNNNNNNNNNNNNNNNNNNNNNNNNNNNNNNNNNNNNNNNNNNNNNNNNNNNNNNNNNNNNNNNNNNNNNNNNNNNNNNNNNNNNNNNNNNNNNNNNNNNNNNNNNNNNNNNNNNNNNNNNNNNNNNNNNNNNNNNNNNNNNNNNNNNNNNNNNNNNNNNNNNNNNNNNNNNNNNNNNNNNNNNNNNNNNNNNNNNNNNNNNNNNNNNNNNNNNNNNNNNNNNNNNNNNNNNNNNNNNNNNNNNNNNNNNNNNNNNNNNgagagagagagagagagagagagagagagagagagagagagagagagagagagagagagagagagagagagagtgagacagagagagagagagacagagagagagtgagacagagagagagagacagagagagagtgagagagagtgagacacgcgtgcgctttattactgccgcaaacattttggcagtgtgtgtgtgtgcgtgcgcgtgcgtgcgcgtgcgtgcgtgtgtgtggatcATTttagtgtcagagaaagacacagcacgggacttgctgcacggaagtaaatgtccgaatgaaagcgtgtttaccggtcggtaactttacttcagacggaagcgggctgtctgacagtagccccgccgctcgcgacatcctttgacatcatacagtggtctcgtgca
This window encodes:
- the LOC130555329 gene encoding TBC1 domain family member 8, with amino-acid sequence MWVTPEEVVLKNALKLWVTDRTNDYFLLQHRRGHGETGGKITGLLVGALDTVLDSNARVAPFRLVLHVPGCQVSWVIASGVTLEEVQKHWKWLEHNIMPYMAVFENKEDAASFVQGKVKGLIAEEVLGGQAAREDDPARFREDLSRFEQRFGLPQREKLVTHYSCCCWKGRVPRQGSLYLTTNHIAFYSFLLGKEVKLLVPWAEVTRLERVSVGLLTDVIRVHTRQKQRDFSMFLNVDEVMKVMCQLADIALRRLLDSGGLTLDQSLQDPANITKRLLVEQALRQYVLSLFGLPRAERLQEVMSCSVWTPHARCHTAGTLYTTDGYLCFSSREEGQCTLIIPLTEILAIEKADSTSALPNPVIISVRCKRAFQLIDLQRREELVENLRERLRDLHWKQAVIRGHEQRKKSAMSSTPYYTFCYDTVQSDEEDTNIISDKALRHMVPADTFHPSQSDSSNETHNSERVKERLWEDHFVEFGRGVHMFRTDQIQKLVAMGIPESLRGELWLSFSDACSSLAAHQNYYSDLLEKCRGQSNVATEEIERDLHRSLPEHPAFQNDTGISALRRVLTAYAYRNPTIGYCQSMNILASRMLLYTKEEEAFWLLATVCERMLPDYFNRRVIGAQVDQSVFEELIGERLPDLAEQIPDVSWLASVSLTWFLTLFLSVLPFRSALCVLDCFLCHGIRSIFQISLAVLEANAAELCTCTDDGQALMILNSFLEQVTHEDNTRVCADAQHVNITTLITDAYEKFGCLTVKHVEMLRCRHRIQVLQAHEDATKDNTLRLVNPDVSLSQEHLSDLYDLLKTEHFISVYWGAASGGSAGSVGSSSERYMLDGVQFKSLYEVLSPWLCGTHTHTVAQRTFTLLDHNQHNHINFTPFIQWMDILYCEELNEKIRLLYRLHVPPAMTEHGEDSSPLKSPILSTSRPLYVNLPNGERRSYEEQLQQMLQDLSSAKKKDQKILPHMNQREFIQFCKTLYSMFQGDPDEAELFQAIGMVASLVLQIGEARHRSRPSTRQEETEHAHSTVTGGESEGDWSVSFEQILASLLTEQVLVNFLDRPVDLSVKIASAKTRQYHERAGLIVIQHAAVS